A genomic stretch from Chitinophagaceae bacterium includes:
- a CDS encoding alkaline phosphatase family protein, whose protein sequence is MHRSTIIPPTLYTRMYEKLLSFGIPACTDFFTNVLQAQLVSGPMLGPVELRTAKLWVEVKPGSSADLWYWKKGEIAKAKRLTKKTSPDAWFAPLLFDVVALEMNTAYEYQFIINNTLNKKPVKADGSFSTKDLWQWRKPAPDFSFLTGSCAYINEPPVDRPGKPYGGDSSIFESMAKEKAAFMLWLGDNWYTRDVDYFDEWGLWNRASHDRSIPVLQKFLKTTSHFAIWDDHDFGPNDMGKNYILKNTSREVFKNYWLNTTYGFNGQGIYSMMSYSDVDVFMMDDRWWRSADNMADSVNGKPNPDKKMWGKEQMGWLKNSLLYSKASFKIIATGSQVLNPVSPFDKLANCPVEYNELMDFLYANKINGVLFLSGDRHHTEVIKVNREGTYPLYDITVSPLTAGTHTFGGAEKNNPYRVVGIDEKQNYGKFNFSGARGQRKLSIEFFGVKGEKLGEWTVSENDLKSSKK, encoded by the coding sequence TTGCACCGATCAACAATCATTCCTCCAACTTTATATACACGAATGTATGAGAAGCTTTTATCGTTTGGTATACCTGCCTGTACTGATTTTTTTACAAACGTCTTACAGGCACAATTAGTAAGCGGACCAATGCTTGGTCCAGTTGAATTAAGAACAGCAAAACTCTGGGTGGAAGTGAAGCCCGGCAGCAGTGCAGATTTATGGTACTGGAAAAAAGGAGAGATTGCAAAAGCCAAACGACTGACGAAAAAAACAAGTCCTGATGCCTGGTTTGCCCCGCTTTTATTTGATGTTGTGGCACTTGAAATGAATACGGCCTACGAGTATCAATTTATCATTAACAATACATTGAATAAAAAACCTGTAAAAGCAGATGGATCATTTAGCACAAAGGATTTGTGGCAGTGGCGCAAACCGGCTCCTGATTTCTCTTTCTTAACAGGTTCCTGTGCTTATATCAATGAACCACCTGTAGATCGTCCGGGTAAACCATATGGCGGCGATTCATCCATTTTTGAAAGTATGGCGAAAGAAAAAGCGGCGTTTATGTTATGGCTCGGCGATAACTGGTACACCCGTGATGTTGATTATTTTGATGAATGGGGATTATGGAACCGTGCCAGCCATGACCGTTCCATTCCAGTGCTTCAAAAATTTCTAAAGACTACTTCTCATTTTGCTATTTGGGACGATCATGATTTTGGGCCGAATGATATGGGCAAGAATTATATTCTTAAAAATACGTCAAGAGAGGTTTTTAAAAACTACTGGTTAAATACAACCTATGGTTTTAACGGACAGGGCATTTATTCCATGATGAGTTACAGTGATGTGGATGTGTTTATGATGGACGACCGCTGGTGGCGCAGTGCAGATAACATGGCTGATTCAGTTAACGGCAAACCAAACCCCGACAAAAAAATGTGGGGCAAGGAACAAATGGGATGGCTCAAAAACTCTTTGCTGTACAGTAAAGCTTCATTTAAAATCATTGCTACAGGAAGCCAGGTACTGAATCCTGTTTCGCCTTTCGATAAGCTGGCCAACTGTCCTGTGGAGTACAATGAGTTGATGGATTTCCTGTATGCAAATAAAATAAATGGTGTTTTATTTTTATCAGGCGACAGGCATCATACAGAAGTAATTAAGGTTAATCGTGAAGGAACGTATCCTTTGTATGATATTACTGTGTCGCCATTAACTGCAGGTACACATACGTTTGGCGGTGCTGAAAAAAATAATCCTTACCGTGTTGTGGGAATTGACGAAAAACAGAACTATGGCAAGTTTAATTTCAGTGGTGCCAGAGGTCAGCGGAAACTCAGCATTGAATTTTTTGGTGTAAAAGGAGAGAAGCTGGGCGAATGGACGGTTAGTGAAAATGATTTAAAATCTTCAAAGAAGTAA
- a CDS encoding YcxB family protein: MNISFRYDRKKVIQALRYHFISKKEIRILIILVNVFALFAAAMFFWKKVTPIAFLLSSFLWICLMASFWFILPFTVYSRAKTFRDAFNLTFLDTYMHIESANGTKHWKYKDFSYFIETPNFFHLYVDERSFFLIPKDAFTEDDDLHAARILLKEKIGMK, encoded by the coding sequence ATGAACATTTCCTTCAGGTACGATCGTAAAAAAGTAATCCAGGCATTACGGTATCACTTTATTTCAAAAAAGGAAATACGCATTTTAATTATACTGGTAAATGTGTTTGCTCTTTTTGCTGCGGCAATGTTTTTCTGGAAAAAAGTTACACCCATTGCATTTTTACTCAGCTCCTTTCTCTGGATTTGTTTGATGGCCTCTTTCTGGTTTATACTTCCGTTTACAGTTTACAGCCGGGCTAAAACATTCCGTGACGCATTTAACCTTACTTTTTTAGATACATACATGCATATTGAAAGTGCAAACGGAACCAAGCACTGGAAGTACAAAGACTTTTCTTATTTTATAGAAACTCCCAACTTCTTTCACCTGTATGTGGATGAACGTTCTTTCTTTCTTATTCCGAAAGATGCGTTTACAGAAGATGATGATCTTCATGCAGCAAGGATTTTGCTGAAGGAAAAGATTGGAATGAAGTAA